Proteins co-encoded in one Medicago truncatula cultivar Jemalong A17 chromosome 8, MtrunA17r5.0-ANR, whole genome shotgun sequence genomic window:
- the LOC11419494 gene encoding DNA-directed RNA polymerase 1B, mitochondrial, whose product MWSKLAKRASSRRFILPSQSSTSLRFSHQHNFPEKILRHPFSRFSQVGIFTSEYKLGRSNFSFSEHPFSFSSISLNHFRTYGSVAAEAIESTDTEDDCSGSEEVVQKLLDQMVIEEEKKNPQLEEKKKNKNNSYKYKMLRRRQIKIETEAWEEAAREYQELLEDMREQKLAPNLPYMKSLFLGWFEPLKNAIAADQEICKDTKTRLSHAPYFNELPPDMMAVITMHKLMGLLMTNSNGVGSARVIQAACQIGEAIEHEGRIYRFMEKTKVKKATSHKSDSDSVPAPVKGENLTAEENEKLAKEEKRLRNKVASLIKKQKKQQALGIVKGRDQAKPWGQEAQVKVGSRLIQLLIETAYLEPPANKFGDGGPDIFPAFKHTLKTISNDSNNGSRRYGVIECDPMIQKGLEKTARNMVIPYMPMLVPPNNWIGYDKGAYLFLPSYVMRIHGAKQQRDALKWAPKNQLDSIFEALNTLGNTKWRVNKSVLGVIDQIWANGGRVADLVDRDDLPLPEELDTEDESEIRKWKWKVKNVKKENNERHSQRCDIELKLAVARKLKEEDGFYYPHNLDFRGRAYPMHPYLNHLGSDLCRGILEFAEGRPLGKKGLQWLKIHLANLYATGGVDKLSYDGRVAFTEDHLDDIFDSADRPLEGKRWWLQAEDPFQCLAACINLSEALRSPNPEATLSHMPVHQDGSCNGLQHYAALGRDKLGASAVNLVGGDKPADVYSGIAARVLQIMKRDALKDPATDPHALHARRLINQVDRKLVKQTVMTSVYGVTYIGARDQIKRRLKERCAVEDDSELFAASCYAAKTTLTALEEMFEAARSIMGWLGDCAKVIACTNQAVRWVTPLGLPVVQPYREVGRHLIKTSLQVLTLQRETDKVMVKRQRTAFPPNFVHSLDGSHMMMTAVACKQAGMNFAGVHDSYWTHACDVEEMNRILREKFVELYETPILENLLENFEKTFPNLKFPPLPERGDLDLQEVLKSPYFFN is encoded by the exons ATGTGGTCCAAACTAGCCAAACGTGCTTCCTCAAGGAGGTTCATCTTACCCTCTCAATCCTCTACATCACTGAGATTTTCTCACCAACATAATTTTCCCGAGAAAATCTTAAGGCACCCATTTTCTCGTTTCAGTCAAGTTGGAATCTTTACATCAGAATACAAACTGGGTCGATCCAATTTTTCGTTTTCTGAACACCCTTTTagtttttcttcaatttcattGAATCATTTTAGAACCTACGGTAGTGTTGCTGCTGAAGCTATTGAATCAACTGATACAGAAGATGATTGTTCTGGTTCAGAAGAAGTTGTTCAGAAATTGTTAGATCAAATGGTGattgaagaagagaagaaaaacccTCAAttagaggagaagaagaagaacaagaataATAGTTACAAGTATAAAATGCTTAGGAGGAGACAGATAAAGATTGAGACTGAGGCATGGGAAGAAGCAGCAAGAGAGTATCAGGAATTGTTGGAAGATATGCGCGAACAGAAACTTGCGCCAAATTTGCCTTATATGAAATCATTGTTTCTTGGTTGGTTTGAGCCTTTGAAGAATGCAATTGCTGCTGATCAAGAGATTTGTAAGGATACTAAAACGAGGTTGAGTCATGCGCCTTATTTCAATGAATTGCCTCCTGATATGATGGCTGTTATTACTATGCATAAGTTGATGGGATTGTTGATGACTAATAGTAATGGGGTTGGTAGTGCTAGGGTAATTCAAGCTGCTTGTCAAATAGGTGAAGCCATTGAACATGAG GGTAGGATATACCGATTCATGGAGAAGACAAAAGTGAAGAAAGCAACCAGTCACAAGTCTGATAGTGATTCTGTTCCTGCACCTGTAAAAGGTGAAAACCTGACAGCTGAAGAGAATGAGAAACTTGCTAAAGAGGAGAAAAGACTTAGGAATAAAGTTGCTAGTTTAATAAAAAAGCAGAAGAAGCAACAAGCTTTGGGGATAGTTAAAGGAAGAGATCAGGCGAAACCTTGGGGACAAGAAGCTCAAGTAAAG GTCGGCTCTCGTTTGATACAACTGTTAATAGAGACAGCCTACTTAGAACCACCAGCCAATAAATTCGGAGATGGTGGTCCAGATATTTTTCCTGCATTTAAGCATACCCTCAAGACAATTTCAAATGATTCAAA CAATGGAAGTAGGAGATATGGCGTTATTGAATGCGACCCTATGATACAGAAGGGCCTGGAAAAGACT GCTAGGAACATGGTTATCCCCTACATGCCAATGTTGGTTCCACCGAATAACTGGATAGG GTATGACAAAGGAGCATACTTGTTTTTGCCATCATATGTTATGAGAATACATGGAGCAAAGCAGCAACGTGATGCTTTAAAATGGGCTCCCAAGAATCAACTTGACTCTATTTTTGAG gCCCTTAATACCCTTGGTAATACCAAATGGAGGGTGAACAAAAGTGTACTCGGCGTGATAGATCAAATATGGGCTAATGGAGGTCGCGTGGCTGACCTGGTGGATCGTGATGAT CTTCCCCTCCCAGAGGAACTAGACACAGAAGATGAATCAGAAATTCGAAAATGGAAGTGGAAAGTTAAAAACGTGAAAAAGGAGAACAATGAGAGACATTCACAGAGATGTGATATAGAACTTAAACTTGCT GTTGCACGAAAGTTGAAGGAAGAAGACGGCTTCTACTATCCTCACAATCTTGATTTTCGAGGGCGTGCTTATCCTATGCACCCGTATCTGAATCATCTTGGTTCTGATCTATGTCGAGGCATACTTGAGTTTGCAGAGGGACGTCCTCTGGGGAAGAAAGGCTTGCAATGGTTGAAAATACATCTGGCAAATTTGTATGCCACTGGTGGTGTGGACAAGTTAAGTTATGATGGTCGAGTAGCATTTACTGAGGACCACCTGGATGATATTTTCGATTCTGCAGACAGGCCGCTTGAAGGAAAGCGGTGGTGGTTGCAAGCAGAGGATCCTTTTCAGTGCTTGGCAGCATGTATCAATCTCTCTGAAGCATTGAGAAGCCCCAATCCCGAGGCTACCCTTTCTCATATGCCTGTACACCAG GATGGTTCATGCAATGGCTTACAACACTATGCAGCACTTGGTAGGGACAAg TTGGGAGCTTCTGCAGTCAATCTTGTTGGTGGAGATAAGCCTGCTGATGTTTACTCGGGAATTGCAGCCAG AGTACTTCAAATCATGAAAAGAGATGCATTGAAAGATCCCGCAACTGATCCACATGCGTTGCATGCTAGGCGTTTGATCAACCAg GTGGACCGAAAGTTGGTGAAGCAGACAGTGATGACATCGGTCTATGGAGTGACTTACATTGGGGCCCGAGACCAGATCAAGAGGAGGCTTAAGGAGCGTTGCGCGGTTGAGGATGATTCAGAACTATTTGCTGCATCATGCTATGCTGCAAAA ACCACTCTCACCGCCTTAGAAGAGATGTTTGAGGCTGCAAGAAGTATTATGGGTTGGCTAGGTGATTGTGCAAAG GTGATAGCCTGCACAAACCAAGCAGTGCGATGGGTCACTCCCCTTGGGCTTCCAGTTGTACAACCTTACCGAGAAGTAGGAAGACACCTG ATCAAGACATCCCTTCAAGTATTGACACTACAGCGGGAGACTGACAAG GTCATGGTAAAAAGGCAGAGAACAGCTTTCCCCCCAAATTTTGTTCACTCTCTTGATGGTTCTCACATGATGATGACTGCAGTTGCTTGTAAACAAGCAGGGATGAACTTTGCAG GGGTGCATGATTCTTATTGGACACATGCATGTGACGTTGAGGAAATGAACAGGATACTCAGGGAAAAGTTTGTTGAACTCTACGAAACTCCGATATTGGAAAAT TTGTTGGAGAATTTTGAGAAGACTTTTCCCAATTTGAAGTTTCCTCCTTTACCGGAACGAGGAGACTTGGATCTTCAAGAAGTTTTGAAGTCTCCCTATTTTTTCAACTAG